From the Senegalimassilia faecalis genome, one window contains:
- a CDS encoding cupin domain-containing protein, whose amino-acid sequence MPLRNLPTEAAQSLAQLIDICPGQVSSMALTRNAGFDLTLLAFAPGESVSEEEYFGDTLYYLVEGMACVVLPDARVTLAAGEVLRVPAHVLHAVEGADDHGFKLLQLNAQ is encoded by the coding sequence CCTACCGAAGCCGCGCAATCACTGGCGCAGCTGATCGATATTTGCCCAGGTCAAGTATCTAGTATGGCGCTCACGCGCAACGCCGGGTTCGACTTGACGCTGCTGGCGTTCGCTCCGGGCGAAAGCGTCAGCGAGGAGGAATACTTCGGCGATACGCTGTACTACTTGGTGGAGGGCATGGCATGCGTGGTGCTGCCTGACGCGCGCGTGACGCTTGCCGCAGGCGAGGTGCTGCGCGTGCCGGCGCACGTCCTGCACGCCGTCGAAGGCGCCGACGACCACGGCTTCAAACTCCTGCAACTCAACGCGCAATAG
- a CDS encoding cupin domain-containing protein, with protein MAELIKNVEHGKVFGLKDLVELEAGKVNSLTLSQTPGCKVTVFAIDADEGMSSHAAPGDALITVLEGTGEITVNDVPHQLNAGESIVMTAGSPHSVRGVTPFKMQLTVVKPTE; from the coding sequence ATGGCAGAACTCATCAAAAACGTGGAGCACGGCAAGGTTTTCGGCCTGAAAGACCTGGTGGAGCTTGAGGCCGGCAAGGTGAACAGCCTCACGCTGTCGCAGACGCCGGGCTGCAAGGTCACGGTGTTCGCCATCGACGCCGACGAGGGCATGTCCTCGCACGCCGCGCCGGGCGACGCGCTCATCACCGTGCTCGAAGGCACCGGCGAGATCACCGTCAACGACGTCCCGCACCAGCTGAACGCGGGCGAGTCCATCGTCATGACCGCCGGCAGCCCCCACAGCGTGCGCGGCGTCACCCCGTTCAAAATGCAGCTGACGGTCGTAAAACCCACGGAATAG